A part of Xenopus tropicalis strain Nigerian chromosome 4, UCB_Xtro_10.0, whole genome shotgun sequence genomic DNA contains:
- the zpd gene encoding zona pellucida protein D precursor (The RefSeq protein has 4 substitutions compared to this genomic sequence) — MKYYMASWLFVGSILLLTDCISSDLIQQQNAMADLKCDNDQMTITLLRRALDGLDVNASQLHMSNPMCNVQNSSGLYLSIVLTNENHTFCGTTVQVNGSHLIYSNELTSGTSLVNHPVGPGSLITRSSDIRIRFSCVYKYDGVVSLPYPLLTSSSLVTFVVKEGTFNVTMTLYPTSKFKQPYEWLPVIPLSQNLYVQLQVHDHDLQNYFSLRVEDCWATPTANPEDNIKYPIISSGYPNDTTVNMIPTFNNSPTRFVMQMFHFINYSEVYLHCKVLLCQPNSTVFCNRPDPYAGRKKRDLESDYSKIVSYGPITLITAPLSDVGRADSVMSVLVLVGSVSAGAILFALCLVVIAKSLKWARKVNGPHIYKVQATP, encoded by the exons ATGAAGTATTATATGGCCTCCTGGCTTTTTGTTGGTTCCATATTGCTGCTGACGGATTGTATTTCTTCAGACTTAATTCAGCAACAAA ATGCAATGGCAGACCTGAAGTGTGATAATGACCAAATGACGATAACACTTTTGAGGAGAgcacttgatggacttgatgtaAACGCATCTCAACTACACATGTCCAACCCAATGTGTAATGTACAAAATTCCTCTGGTCTGTATTTGTCCATAGTTCTAACAAATGAAAACCACACTTTCTGTGGAACCACTGTGCAG GTAAATGGCTCTCATTTGATTTATTCCAATGAGCTGACGTCGGGGACAAGCTTGGTGAACCACCCGGTGGGTCCAGGATCTCTTATAACCAGATCTTCTGATATTCGAATCCGCTTctcctgtgtatataaatatgatGGAGTAGTGTCTCTGCCATACCCTCTGCTAACCAGCTCTTC GCTGGTGACCTTTGTGGTTAAAGAAGGAACGTTTAATGTTACTATGACTCTATATCCAACATCTAAATTCAAGCAGCCATATGAGTGGTTGCCAGTCATCCCACTTTCCCAAAACCTTTATGTCCAGCTCCAAGTTCATGATCATGACCTACAGAATTACTTCTCACTAAGAGTAGAAGATTGCTGGGCTACACCGACGGCCAATCCTGAAGACAATATCAAATATCCTATCATCTCCTCTGG GTATCCAAATGACACTACAGTGAATATGATCCCGACTTTTAACAATTCTCTGACCCGCTTTGTTATGCAGATGTTTCACTTTATTAATTACTCCGAAGTCTACTTACACTGCAAAGTTTTGCTCTGCCAACCTAACTCAACTGTTTTCTGCAATCGG CCTGATCCATATGCTGGACGGAAGAAAAGAGATCTTGAAAGTGACTACAGTAAAATTGTTTCTTATGGACCAATTACTCTGATCACAGCTCCATTATCTGATGTAGGAAGAGCAGACAGTG GTATGAGTGAACTTGTACTGGTGGGATCCGTTTCTGCAGGAGCCATACTCTTTGCTCTGTGCTTAGTAGTGATTGCTAAATCCTTAAAATGGGCAAGGAAGGTAAATGGGCCAAACATCTACAAAGTTCAAGCCACACCAtga